One genomic window of Medicago truncatula cultivar Jemalong A17 chromosome 1, MtrunA17r5.0-ANR, whole genome shotgun sequence includes the following:
- the LOC25482999 gene encoding protein NRT1/ PTR FAMILY 5.2: protein MAMEEGMIGIEYTKDGTIDLKGNSVLRSKTGGWKACSFLVVYGIFERIAYFGISSNLFVYLTKKLHQGTVISSNNVNNWVGTVFMTPILGAYIADAHLGRYWTFVISAFIYLSGMCLLTLSVSLPSLKPPKCHEMDVTKCKEASTQTLVVFYVALYIIAVGTGGTKPNISTIGADQFDDFDPKEKSLKLSFFNWWMSCIVFGSLFAFTVIVYIQDNVGWTLGYALPTLGLAISIITFLAGTPFYRHKLIKGSPFISMAKVIVAAIRKFDAVVPDDPKELYELSLEEYTKKGKFRIDLTQTFKFLNKACVDTGSSTSNEWMLCTITQVEETKQILSLIPIWVATFIPSAMIAQINTLFIKQGTTLNRSIGNLKVPPASLTACTVLTMIITYIIYERLIVKIMQKLTKNPRGISLLQRMSIGFIIHIVIMTVASMIERHRLSVAKKHEVPLSIFILLPQFILMGVAEALLEGAKMEFFYDQAPESMKSLGTSYSLTTTGIGSFLSTFLLSTVSHVTEKHGGRGWILNNLNASHLDYYYAFLAILNVLNFVFFVVVSKFYVSRAEVSNSLKVLETKLTEKKASSIN, encoded by the exons atggcAATGGAAGAAGGCATGATTGGAATTGAGTACACAAAAGATGGAACTATTGATCTTAAAGGAAATTCTGTTCTCAGATCCAAGACAGGTGGTTGGAAAGCTTGCTCATTTCTTGTTG TGTATGGGATATTTGAAAGAATTGCTTATTTTGGAATATCATCAAATTTGTTTGTGTATTTGACAAAGAAGCTTCACCAAGGCACTGTCATCTCTTCAAACAATGTCAACAATTGGGTTGGCACTGTTTTTATGACTCCAATATTAGGTGCTTACATTGCTGATGCTCATCTTGGTCGCTATTGGACTTTTGTCATTTCtgcctttatttatttatcg GGTATGTGTCTACTTACACTATCTGTTTCCTTACCAAGCCTAAAGCCACCTAAATGTCATGAAATGGATGTTACAAAATGCAAGGAAGCTTCCACACAAACACTAGTTGTGTTCTATGTTGCACTCTACATTATAGCAGTGGGAACAGGTGGGACCAAACCCAACATTTCAACCATTGGTGCTGACCAGTTTGACGATTTTGACCCTAAAGAAAAATCACTTAAGCTCTcattcttcaactggtggatgTCTTGCATTGTCTTTGGGTCACTATTTGCATTCACAGTTATAGTGTACATTCAAGATAATGTGGGTTGGACTCTTGGTTATGCTCTTCCAACTCTTGGACTTGCAATATCAATCATCACATTCTTGGCAGGCACACCTTTTTATAGACACAAATTGATTAAAGGGAGTCCATTTATTAGCATGGCTAAGGTCATTGTGGCAGCTATAAGGAAATTTGATGCAGTTGTTCCTGATGACCCTAAAGAATTATATGAGCTTAGTTTGGAAGAGTAtacaaagaaaggaaaattcAGGATTGATCTCACTCAAACATTCAA GTTCCTTAACAAGGCATGTGTGGACACTGGTTCAAGTACTAGTAATGAATGGATGTTATGCACAATAACACAAGTAGAGGAAACCAAACAAATCCTTAGCTTAATACCTATTTGGGTTGCCACATTTATTCCAAGTGCAATGATTGCTCAAATAAATACCCTTTTCATAAAACAAGGAACTACTCTTAACAGATCCATTGGCAACTTAAAAGTTCCTCCAGCAAGTTTAACTGCATGTACAGTTTTGACCATGATTATCACTTACATAATCTATGAAAGACTCATTGTCAAGATTATGCAAAAGTTGACCAAGAATCCTAGAGGTATTTCACTTCTTCAAAGAATGAGCATAGGGTTCATAATCCACATAGTGATAATGACAGTTGCATCCATGATTGAAAGACATAGACTTAGTGTGGCCAAAAAACATGAAGTTCCATTAAGCATATTCATTTTGCTACCACAATTTATACTTATGGGAGTGGCTGAAGCACTTTTAGAGGGTGCAAAAATGGAGTTTTTCTATGATCAAGCACCAGAAAGCATGAAGAGTCTTGGAACATCATATTCCTTAACTACTACTGGAATTGGTAGTTTTCTCAGCACTTTTCTTCTCTCAACAGTTTCACATGTCACTGAGAAACATGGTGGTCGAGGGTGGATTTTGAATAACTTGAATGCTTCTCATCTTGATTACTACTATGCATTTTTGGCCATACTAAATGTCTTGAACTTTGTCTTCTTTGTGGTTGTTTCAAAGTTCTATGTGTCAAGAGCTGAAGTTTCTAACTCTCTAAAAGTTCTTGAAACAAAACTTACAGAGAAGAAAGCAAGTAGTATCAACTGA
- the LOC25482996 gene encoding protein NRT1/ PTR FAMILY 5.2 — protein sequence MEEGRVVSEFTQDGTVDLKGKPILKSKTGCWKACSFFVVYEVFERMAYYGISSNLILYLIKKLHQGTVTSSTNVTNWVGTIWITPILGAYVADACLGRYWTFVTASFIYLLGMSMLTLSVSLPSLKPPECHEMDVTKCKEASTLQLVVFYGALYILAVGTGGTKPNISTIGADQFDEFDTKEKKHKLSFFNWWMFSIFIGTLFANSVLVYIQDNVGWTLGYALPTLGLAISIIIFLAGTPFYRHKLPTGSPFTKMAKVIVAAMKKWNVPIPSDPKELYELDLEEYAKKGSVRIDSTPTLRFLNKACVKTNSSTSTAKLCPVTHVEETKQMIRMIPIMATTLIPSTMIAQINTLFVKQGTTLDRGIGSFKIPPASLGTFVTISMLISVVLYDRFFVKIMQRWTKNPRGITLLQRMGIGIIIHIVIMVVATFTERYRLSVAKEHGVVENGGLVPLSIFILLPQFLLMGTADAFLEVAKIEFFYDQAPESMKSLGTSYSMTSLGIGNFISTFLLSTVSHITEEHGHKGWILNNLNASHLDYYYAFLAILNVLNFIFFCIVTKYYVYRAEISDSIKVLAEELKEKTSVVSYQVIPRD from the exons ATGGAAGAGGGAAGGGTAGTGAGTGAGTTCACACAAGATGGAACTGTTGATCTTAAAGGGAAACCTATTCTCAAATCCAAAACTGGTTGTTGGAAAGCTTGTTCATTCTTTGTTG TGTATGAGGTATTTGAGAGAATGGCTTATTATGGAATATCATCAAATTTGATCTTATATTTAATAAAGAAGCTTCATCAAGGTACTGTGACTTCTTCTACCAATGTTACCAATTGGGTTGGTACCATTTGGATCACTCCAATATTGGGTGCTTATGTTGCTGACGCCTGCCTTGGCCGTTATTGGACCTTTGTTACTGCTTCCTTTATCTATCTATTG GGCATGTCTATGCTTACATTATCAGTTTCTCTTCCAAGCCTAAAACCACCTGAGTGTCATGAAATGGATGTGACAAAATGCAAGGAAGCTTCTACATTACAGCTAGTTGTGTTCTATGGTGCACTCTACATTCTAGCAGTGGGAACAGGTGGAACAAAACCTAACATTTCCACTATTGGTGCTGATCAATTTGATGAGTTTGACACAAAAGAGAAGAAACACAAACTCTcattcttcaactggtggatgTTCAGCATCTTCATTGGAACCCTTTTTGCAAATTCAGTTTTAGTCTACATACAAGATAATGTTGGTTGGACTCTTGGGTATGCACTTCCAACTCTTGGACTTGCAATAtctatcataatatttttgGCAGGCACACCATTCTATAGACATAAATTACCTACAGGAAGTCCCTTTACTAAAATGGCTAAGGTAATAGTGGCTGCTATGAAGAAATGGAATGTGCCTATTCCTAGTGACCCTAAAGAACTATATGAACTTGATTTGGAAGAGTATGCAAAGAAAGGAAGTGTTAGAATTGATTCAACTCCCACATTGAG ATTCCTCAACAAGGCATGTGTCAAGACTAATTCAAGTACTAGTACAGCGAAATTGTGCCCAGTTACACATGTAGAGGAGACCAAACAAATGATAAGAATGATCCCAATCATGGCTACTACATTAATTCCTAGTACAATGATTGCTCAAATAAATACATTGTTTGTGAAACAAGGAACAACACTTGATAGAGGCATTGGGAGTTTCAAAATTCCACCAGCAAGTTTAGGTACATTTGTGACAATATCAATGCTTATAAGTGTTGTGCTCTATGATCGTTTCTTTGTAAAGATCATGCAAAGATGGACTAAAAACCCTAGAGGAATTACTCTCCTTCAAAGGATGGGCATAggaatcataattcatatagtGATTATGGTAGTTGCAACTTTCACTGAAAGATATAGGCTTAGTGTAGCCAAAGAACATGGAGTAGTTGAAAATGGAGGATTAGTTCCATTGAGCATATTCATTTTACTCCCTCAATTTTTACTTATGGGAACAGCTGATGCATTTTTAGAGGTTGCTAAAATTGAGTTCTTCTATGATCAAGCTCCAGAAAGCATGAAGAGCTTGGGCACTTCTTATTCAATGACTAGCTTAGGCATTGGAAATTTTATTAGTACTTTTCTTCTATCAACAGTTTCACACATCACTGAGGAACATGGTCACAAAGGGTGGATTTTGAATAATCTTAATGCTTCTCATCTTGATTACTACTATGCATTTTTGGCTATACTAAATGTCTTGAACTTTATCTTCTTTTGTATTGTTACGAAGTATTATGTATATAGAGCTGAAATTTCAGATTCCATAAAAGTGCTTGCAGAAGAATTGAAGGAGAAGACAAGTGTTGTGTCATACCAAGTGATTCCAAGAGATTAG
- the LOC25482998 gene encoding protein NRT1/ PTR FAMILY 5.2, producing the protein MEEGRVVSEFTEDGTVDLKGKPILKSKTGCWKACSFFVVYEVFERMAYYGISSNLILYLTNKLHQGTVTSSTNVTNWAGTMWITPILGAYVADTYLGRYWTFVTASFIYLLGMSMLTLSVSLPSLKPPECHEMDVTKCKEASTLQLVVFYGALYTLAVGTGGTKANISTIGADQFDEFDTKEKKHKLSFFNWWMFSIVFGTLLANSVLVYIQDNVGWTLGYALPTLGLGISIITFLAGTQFYRHKLPAGSPFTKMAKVIVAAIKKWNVSIPSDPKELYELDLEEYAKKGNVRIDSTPTLRFLNKACVKTNSSTSTAKLCPVTHVEETKQMLRMIPILATTLIPSTMVAQINTLFVKQGTTLDRDIGSFQIPPASLGTFVTLSMLMSVILYDRFFVKIMQKWTKNPRGITLLQRMGIGMIIHIMIMVVATFTERYRLSVAKEHGVVENGGLVPLSIFILLPQFILMGTAEAFIEVAKIEFFYDQAPESMKSLGTSYSLTSLGIGSFISTFLLSTVSHITEEHGHKGWILNNLNASHLDYYYAFLAILNVLNFIFFCIVTKYYVYRAEISDSIKVLAEELK; encoded by the exons ATGGAAGAGGGAAGGGTAGTGAGTGAGTTCACAGAAGATGGAACTGTTGATCTTAAAGGGAAACCTATTCTCAAATCTAAAACTGGTTGTTGGAAAGCTTGTTCCTTCTTTGTTG TGTATGAAGTATTTGAGAGAATGGCTTATTATGGGATATCATCAAATTTGATCTTATATTTAACAAATAAGCTTCATCAAGGTACTGTGACCTCTTCTACCAATGTCACCAATTGGGCTGGCACCATGTGGATCACTCCAATATTAGGTGCTTATGTTGCTGATACCTACCTTGGCCGTTATTGGACTTTTGTCACTGCCTCTTTCATCTATCTATTG GGTATGTCTATGCTTACACTATCAGTTTCTCTTCCAAGCCTAAAACCACCTGAGTGTCATGAAATGGATGTGACAAAATGCAAGGAAGCTTCCACACTACAGCTAGTTGTGTTCTATGGTGCACTCTACACTCTAGCAGTGGGAACAGGTGGAACAAAGGCTAACATTTCCACTATTGGTGCTGATCAATTTGATGAGTTTGACACAAAAGAGAAGAAACATAAACTCTCATTCTTCAATTGGTGGATGTTCAGCATCGTCTTTGGGACTCTTCTTGCAAATTCTGTCTTAGTCTACATACAAGATAATGTTGGTTGGACTCTTGGATATGCACTTCCAACTCTTGGACTTGGAATATCTATCATAACATTTTTGGCAGGCACACAATTCTATAGACATAAATTACCTGCAGGGAGTCCCTTCACTAAAATGGCTAAGGTCATTGTGGCTGCAATAAAGAAATGGAATGTGTCTATTCCTAGTGACCCTAAAGAACTTTATGAGCTAGATTTGGAAGAGTATGCAAAGAAAGGAAATGTTAGAATTGATTCCACTCCCACATTGAG GTTCCTCAACAAGGCATGTGTCAAGACTAATTCAAGTACTAGTACAGCGAAATTGTGTCCCGTTACACACGTAGAGGAGACCAAACAAATGCTAAGAATGATCCCAATTTTAGCTACAACATTAATTCCTAGTACAATGGTTGCTCAAATAAATACACTCTTTGTGAAGCAAGGAACAACACTTGATAGAGACATTGGGAGTTTCCAAATTCCACCAGCAAGTTTAGGTACATTTGTGACACTATCAATGCTTATGAGTGTTATACTTTATGACCGTTTCTTTGTCAAGATTATGCAAAAATGGACTAAAAACCCTAGAGGAATTACTCTACTTCAAAGGATGGGCATAGGCATGATAATTCATATAATGATTATGGTAGTTGCAACTTTCACTGAAAGATATAGGCTTAGTGTAGCCAAAGAACATGGAGTAGTTGAAAATGGAGGATTGGTTCCATTGAGCATATTCATTTTGCTTCCACAATTTATACTTATGGGAACAGCTGAAGCATTCATAGAGGTTGCTAAAATTGAGTTCTTCTATGATCAAGCTCCAGAAAGCATGAAGAGTCTTGGCACTTCTTATTCATTGACTAGCTTAGGTATTGGAAGTTTTATAAGTACTTTTCTTCTATCAACAGTTTCACACATCACTGAGGAACATGGTCACAAAGGGTGGATTTTGAATAATCTTAATGCTTCTCATCTTGATTACTACTATGCATTTTTGGCAATACTAAATGTCTTGAACTTTATCTTCTTTTGTATTGTTACAAAGTATTATGTATATAGAGCTGAAATTTCAGATTCCATAAAAGTGCTTGCAGAAGAATTGAAGTAG
- the LOC25483000 gene encoding protein NRT1/ PTR FAMILY 5.2 encodes MPMDEGITIEYTQDGTIDLNGKPVLRSKTGRWKACSFLVVYGIFERMAYYGISSNLFVYLTKKLHQGTVTSSNNVTNWIGTIFMTPILGAYIADAHLGRYWTFVISALIYLSGMCLLTLSVSLPSLKPPKCHEMDVTKCKEASTQTLVVFYTALYILAVGTGGTKPNISTIGADQFDDFDPKEKALKLSFFNWWMSYIVMGSLFAFTILVYVQDNVSWTLGYALPTIGLAISIITFLAGTPFYRHKLIKGSPFISMAKVFVAAIRKFDIVVPNDPKELYELSLKEYTKKGKFKIDLTQTFRFLNKACVDTGSSASDEWMLCTVTQVEETKQILSLVPIWVATFIPSAMIAQINTLFVKQGTTLNRSIGNFHIPPSSLAAFTILTMIITYILYESFIVKIMQKLTKNPRGITLLQRMSIGFIIHIVIMIVAFMIERQRLSVVKKHEVPLSIFILLPQFILMGVAEALLEGAKMEFFYDQAPESMKSLGTSYSLTTTGIGSFLSTFLLSAVSHVTEKHGRRGWILNNLNASHLDYYYAFLAILNVINFVFFVVVSKFYVHRADISNSLKVLEAKLTEKKISNHILP; translated from the exons atgccAATGGACGAAGGCATCACAATTGAGTACACACAAGATGGGACTATTGATCTTAATGGAAAACCTGTTCTAAGATCCAAGACAGGTCGTTGGAAAGCTTGCTCATTCCTTGTTG TGTATGGCATATTTGAAAGAATGGCTTACTATGGAATATCATCAAATTTGTTTGTCTATTTGACAAAGAAGCTTCACCAAGGCACTGTCACCTCTTCTAACAATGTCACCAATTGGATTGGCACCATTTTTATGACTCCAATATTAGGTGCTTACATTGCTGATGCTCATCTTGGCCGCTATTGGACTTTTGTCATTTCCGCGCTTATCTATTTATCG GGTATGTGTCTGCTTACACTATCAGTTTCCCTTCCAAGCCTAAAGCCACCTAAATGCCATGAAATGGATGTTACAAAATGCAAGGAAGCTTCCACACAAACACTAGTTGTGTTCTATACTGCACTCTACATTTTAGCAGTGGGAACAGGTGGAACCAAACCCAACATTTCCACCATTGGTGCTGAccaatttgatgattttgacCCTAAAGAAAAAGCACTTAAGCTCTCATTCTTCAATTGGTGGATGTCCTACATTGTCATGGGGTCACTATTTGCATTTACAATTCTAGTGTATGTACAAGATAATGTGAGTTGGACTCTTGGTTATGCTCTTCCAACAATTGGCCTTGCAATATCAATCATCACATTCTTGGCAGGAACACCATTTTATAGACACAAATTGATTAAAGGGAGTCCTTTCATTAGCATGGCTAAGGTATTTGTGGCAGCTATAAGAAAATTTGATATAGTTGTTCCTAATGACCCTAAAGAATTATATGAGCTTAGTTTGAAAGAGTATACAAAGAAAGGCAAATTCAAGATTGATCTCACTCAAACATTCAG ATTCCTTAACAAGGCATGTGTGGACACTGGTTCAAGTGCAAGTGATGAGTGGATGTTATGCACAGTAACACAAGTGgaagaaaccaaacaaatccTTAGCTTAGTCCCTATTTGGGTTGCAACATTTATTCCAAGTGCAATGATAGCTCAAATAAATACCCTTTTTGTAAAACAAGGAACTACTCTTAACAGATCCATTGGCAACTTCCATATTCCACCATCAAGTTTAGCTGCATTTACAATTTTGACCATGATTATCACTTACATACTCTATGAAAGTTTCATTGTCAAGATTATGCAAAAGTTGACTAAGAATCCTAGAGGGATTACACTCCTTCAAAGAATGAGCATAGGGTTCATAATCCACATAGTGATAATGATAGTTGCATTCATGATTGAAAGACAAAGACTTAGTGTGGTCAAAAAACATGAAGTTCCATTAAGCATATTCATTTTGCTTCCACAATTTATACTTATGGGAGTGGCTGAAGCACTTTTAGAGGGTGCAAAAATGGAGTTTTTCTATGATCAAGCACCAGAAAGCATGAAGAGCCTTGGAACATCATACTCATTAACTACTACTGGAATTGGTAGTTTTCTCAGCACTTTTCTTCTCTCAGCAGTTTCACATGTCACTGAGAAACACGGTCGCCGAGGGTGGATTTTGAATAACTTGAATGCTTCTCATCTTGATTACTACTATGCATTTTTGGCTATACTAAATGTCATAAACTTTGTCTTCTTTGTGGTTGTTTCAAAGTTCTATGTGCATAGAGCTGACATTTCAAATTCTCTAAAAGTTCTTGAAGCAAAACTAACAGAGAAGAAA ATATCAAACCATATTTTACCATGA